CACGTCGAGCTCTGCAACGAGTGCCATCCCTTCTACACCGGCAAGCAGAAGCTCGTGGACACGGGCGGTCGGGTCGAGCGCTTCGAGCGCCGCTACGGGCGGCGCAAGCAGCGCCGCGCCTAGACGGCCACCGCGTCCGCCATCGCCAGGCTTCCTGACCGCGCCGGGGACCGGCGCGGCCGGCTGCTCGAAGCCAAGCTCCAGGCCGTCGTCGGCGCCCAGTGGGGAGACGCAGCCGACGCCGTCTCCGGGCCGTTTCCCCTGGGCGCGACCCTCCGCCGGGGCGCAACGGCCTGGATCCACGGCGAGGATCCCGACCGCCTCCTCGGCGGCGCCCTCGCCTGGGCCGGATCGGCTGGGGTGACCGAGCTGCACGTCGTCGCCGAGGAGGGCACCGGCATGCTGGCCCGGCGGGCGGCGGCATTCTCCGTGGCCCCCCGGATCTGGCACCTCGAGGGCCGGGCCCTGCAGCCCGCCCGGGCCGAGCCGCTCCCTCCGGAGCCGGATCCCCCCGAGCTGACCGCGCCGCTCCGGGCCGTGCTGGAGGCCGCCCGGAGCGAGGGCGCCGAGGTCGTGGCCGAGCACGGGGTGATCTCCGTGGAGGTCCTCGGGCTCGAGGTGGCCCGGGTGGAAGCCGGTCCCGACGGGCCCGAGCTCTCGATCGGCGTGGGCCGTCACGACCGCGAGGCCCGCCGCACGGTCCACGGCGGGCTCCCGGGAGACGCCCGCGACCCGGTCGGCGACCTGCGGGGGGTGGTGAGCCAGGTCCAGGCCCGCCGGCGGGGAGGCGGGCCCTCCCACCCCGCCAACCAGCTGGCGCCGGAGAGGTGGCTGCGGGCTCTCCTGGTGCGCCGCCCGGAGCTGGTCGGGGCGGGGTCACTCGTCGCGGTGTCACCCCCCGTTGCGC
The Acidimicrobiales bacterium DNA segment above includes these coding regions:
- the rpmE gene encoding 50S ribosomal protein L31, with the translated sequence MKAEIHPSYVEAAVRCSCGNTFTTRSTKSDLHVELCNECHPFYTGKQKLVDTGGRVERFERRYGRRKQRRA